In Triticum aestivum cultivar Chinese Spring unplaced genomic scaffold, IWGSC CS RefSeq v2.1 scaffold164622, whole genome shotgun sequence, the DNA window gctataacaatcatgcataaaagagttcagggtaaactcaaataatattcatggatagatctgatcataaactcacaattcatcagatcccaacaaacacaccacaaaaaggtcATTACATCAAACaaatctccaagaacaccgaggagaacattgtattgaagatcaaatagagagaagaggtcgtctagctactaactatggacccataggtcagtggtaaactactcatgcatcatcagaggccagcaaggatgatgtagagccccccgtgatcgaatccccctccgacagagtaccggaaagggcctctagatgggatctcgtggatctggaacttgcggcggcggaaatagtATTTTGTAGACTCCAGGGTTGGTTTTCTGatattagagtatttatagaggtggagttAGGTCAAGCGGAGGCTTGTGGACCCCACTATgtaccagggcgcgccccaggccccTGGCGCTCCCTCGTGCCTAGTGGGCCGCTCGTTCGTCTTCTCGttccctcccgaagcttctaggctCTCTTAGTGCCAGAAaataatctccaaaaagtttcgtggaaTTTGAACTCCGTTTGCTACTGATATTCtacaaactcaaaaacaaggaaaaaacagcaactaacactgggcactaagttaataggttagtccgaaaaaatgatataaagttgcttgtaaatgtatataaaacatccaagattacgactataataacatgaaacaatcaaaaattatagatactttggagacgtaccAATAGGCATCTTGGCCGCACCAGAGCCAGCCCGCTAGGAACCATGGGGCCCTAAGGGCCCAGATCTAGGTCGGGGCGCGCCGCCGACCACCCCGCACCAGCAATCCACCCCACCTCCAAGGGGCAGCTCCACCACCGCGCCCACTGCTAGCCACCGCTTCAAGGTCGCCAGACCGCCACCGGCCGAGCTTCACCTTCGCCGCCCCCTGCCCCGGGAAGAGGAACCGCACGCTAGTACGGGAGGTCCCTCTATCGCCGACACCACCCGGGCCAGATGCAGGCCGCCCGTcagtgggggtggggaggggggagggggagggtgggCGATGGTGGGCGAGGAGAGAGGAGGCtcgcgccgccccggccgcctcctggGGAGATGGCGCTAGGGCAGAGTCGGGTGCCCGCTATTTTCTGTCCGTACCGAGTCTATTCTTAACCTCTCCCAACAACTGATTGCCCCTAAAGTTTTTTTGTGGTGTAGTGCATGGCCACCTCACCTCACATCGCCACAGCCCATACATCGCCACTGCCGCAGCCCGGATCAACGTCGAGCGAAAGTAGCCGAGCAGGAGCATCTCTGAAGAAGGCAACACGCCTCCCGCGAAGCCTCGACCACCACTCCGCCGGCAAAAggtggcgccttcaagaagggcaaCGACGCCAGCGCGCTATCACCACCTAACCTCAGAGTTTGGGCTTTCACCCAGGTCGCGGAGGAAGAGGGTGGGGCAAGGACCTCGAAGCCACTACCAGAGGAGAGAGACGCCGGAGCGCTGCCGACATCGTGGCCGTACCAGCTGACAGAGCGTTTCTCCCCCGGTCTATACCCACCAACGTCCATCCCTAACCGCCGCCACCACCGAGCACACGGATGCCTGCCGCGTAGACCGGCAAGGTCGGATGTGGCACAAGGGAGGGGCCCGTCACCGTCAGATCCGTTCCAAGTGGCGAACGGGGAGATCCGCGGAGCAAGCTCCATGCCCGCCGCCAGCCCACCGCCGACGCGGACAGACATGGCGGCCTTCCACATTAGCACTGGCCACCCACCGCATGGGAGCCGATGCGCATCCTGGCAGTGGCCACCACCACAGATCCGGAGCAGTACAAGCAGGCATGACTGCCCGTTGCACGCGATGGAACCACCATCACAAGGCCCTTTGCACCGCCTCCAAGCACCAGTCCAACCGCTGCCGCCTGCCGTCGCTTCCTCTGCTATCGCTACGCCTCCACTCGAGCTCGCCGTCCCCTGCCAGCCACTGTCGGAGCAAGGGAAGATACGCCCCACCGCCGCTGACATAGACAGGGCTTCACCCCTCCACGCAAGCCGGCGGCAGCGATGGGGGAGGTGGGGGGAGGGGCTCGGAGGCTGGTTGGTTGTGTTGATCGTCTGCGTCGCTCGCGGGAGCGACCGGGAGGGGAGGAAGTGGGGTGTTCCAAGTTCCAACCCTTGTTTACTCCGGATGGGAATGTGGACAAGGATAGGGCCGGCCACCATATACAGTACTAATGAAAAGATAGCTCAGCCAGAtatttttttgtgtggtgtttcTTACACATCCGTTTGAGCTCCTCAAGTTATATAACAGCCCACACGAATGATGGGCACGTGCGCTTAGCTGGCTATCTTGTTCCTCGACACTCTAGCTAGTAAACTCACCATGACACGAGAAATCGCAATGACCAAACAACCACCACAGACACATACTCAGGAACAACAGGATGAACATCCACAACTACATGGCACCATCATGTCATCCGAGTCCCACCACCAGCCCAAGCGCAAGATCACCCTGATTCCGCTCGTCTTCCTGATCTACTTCGAGGTGGCAGGCGGCCCATACGGCTCCGAGCAGGCGGTCCGCGCGGCGGGGCCGCTCTTCACTCTGCTTGGCTTCCTCATCTTCCCCCTGGCGTGGGGTGTCCCGGAGTCGCTCGTCACCGCCGAGCTCGCTGCTGCCTTCCCAGGCAACGGCGGCTTCGTCCTGTGGGCGGAACACGCCTTCGGCCCGCTCGCAGGTTCCCTCCTTGGCACGTGGAAGTACCTCAGCATCACCATCAACATCGCCGCCTACCCGGCCCTCGTCGTCGACTACCTCGGCGGCGTGGCCCCCGCGATCGCGGAGCCCGGCAGGGCGCGCACGGGCGCGGTGATCGGCATGACGCTACTCCTCTCCTTGCTGAACTACGCCGGCCTGAGCGTCGTCGGGTGGGGCGCCATGGTGCTCGGGGTAGTGTCGCTGGCCCCGTTCGGGCTGATGACAGCCATGGCGGTGCCCAAGTTACGGCCGCGCCGGTGGGCATcgcaggtggaggggaggaagaaggACTGGAGGCTCTTCTTCAACACCTTGTTCTGGAACCTCAACTACTGGGACAGCGCGAGCACCATGGCCGGCGAGGTAGAGCGGCCAGGGCGGACGTTcccgcgggccctggcggcggcggTCGTTCTCATCGCCGTCAGCTACCTGTTGCCGCTCATGGCCGCGATCGGCACCACGGACGCATCACCGGATGCGTGGGTGAACGGCTACCTGGCAGATGCCGCAGGTACGTACAAAGGCTTATGACCTTACGTGATTCGCCATTAAACTGGCTACCATCACTCGCTCTCAAATCATTTCACTAATTGAGGAGATTATTAAGAGATGCATGCACCatgcatgttgctctcactgacAGAGTGGTATATAATATAGTTTCGAAATTTATGGTCTCAGGATGATATTTCTCCCATTTTACAATTTCAAATAGTATTAATAAACTGCACTCCCCTCGATCCAAATATGGAACCTAATAAGATTTTTCGATGTTGCCTTTGATCCAAATATGGGAGGTATGATATAAAAAAAATTATCACTAAAAATtcttcacatacgaatttgactgtatgcttttgTAACATATACATCATATTGTTTCTGTTCTAACCAGTAGTCAAAGGCAATTGATGAAAAGTGTATTCAACCTTATATATTTGG includes these proteins:
- the LOC123172402 gene encoding probable polyamine transporter At3g13620, whose product is MTREIAMTKQPPQTHTQEQQDEHPQLHGTIMSSESHHQPKRKITLIPLVFLIYFEVAGGPYGSEQAVRAAGPLFTLLGFLIFPLAWGVPESLVTAELAAAFPGNGGFVLWAEHAFGPLAGSLLGTWKYLSITINIAAYPALVVDYLGGVAPAIAEPGRARTGAVIGMTLLLSLLNYAGLSVVGWGAMVLGVVSLAPFGLMTAMAVPKLRPRRWASQVEGRKKDWRLFFNTLFWNLNYWDSASTMAGEVERPGRTFPRALAAAVVLIAVSYLLPLMAAIGTTDASPDAWVNGYLADAAGTYKGL